The nucleotide window GCTCACCTGTGCCCAGCTCCACGGGGAAGGTGAGGAGCTGGGGTAGGGGGCTGGagggtgggcatggggtggaagATGGTGCAGTGCATCCCGCAGCCACCGCTGCTGCCGGCaccagggcagcctggggatGGGGCATGGGGAGCCACCGGTACCCCACCttcaggctgtgccaggggacaTCCCCCCTGGGTCTGAGAGATGGGATGTGGATGCTCTCGGAGCAGTGCAGCAGGGATTTGCAAGGCTGGGCGAGCAGAGACTTCTCCTGTGAGCACCTCTGGCTCTCCGTACcagccctctgccagagcaCATGGTGGGctttgcccagctctggctgcttgACCACCCCTCACCCCCACGTGCCTGGCAGGGATGGCTGCAGGCACCCTTGGCAGCGTGGGGCCGAGCCCTGGCACGCTCAGCACccctgtggggctgggctgggccctCCCTGGGGGGCACAGATCTGGCAGTGGGGTCAGGAGTGGGGGAGCTGAAGTGGGCAGTGTGcttgcagtgtgtgtgtgtgtgttggtgtgcAGGGCCGCCAtcagcagctgtgctgtgccatgctgtgccaggagcaggCTTGGCTTCCTGCTGGCACTGCGGAGGAGGCGGCTGCGGCGCAGTGGTGTCACCcacctgtggctgctgccatggGGACACGGGCACTGGAGCGCCCAGGCCACCTTGTGCCCACCACAGGCCCTGGTGCAGAGCCGTGgcagcgccccccgcccgcaGTGGCAGCTGGGCCGAGGGGCTGCCCGCGCCTCTAGCACTGGGCTGCAGGGGATCCTCTCTGTGCAGCACCGGATGGGGGTTTATGGCCCATCCGGCTGCTGACTGGGCAGGGCAGCAGGATGGCACggcaggctggctgcagcccagctcctaACGACACCGCCTGTCATTAAGGAGGGTGTTGCCATACCGCCACAGGTCCCCTTGCGTGCAGCACTGTCACCATGGTGGAGCTCAGCACCAAGATCGTCAAGACACTCAACAAGACCACGCCGGGCATCCAGATATGGCGAATCGAGGTGTGGACGGGGCACAGCCTGGGTACTCACTGCCTGGGCACCCAGTAACGGGGTGTTTGGGGGCATCAGGGCTGCGGGAGCGAAGATCCCGGCTTTGTGTCCTCAGTGCCGGGGTTTGGACGGGGTCTCAGTGTGGCACTAAGGGTTAAACCCAGCTGGGTTGTAGGGCCGGGGTGAGGGAGTCCCTGCCAGAGCTGATGTGTCCCTTCCTTCTGCAGAGCATGGAGATGGTGCCAGTGCCTACCAAAAGCTACGGCAACTTCTACGAGGGGGATTGCTACATCCTGCTGTCGGTAGGGCAGCCTGGGGTCCCGCGGGGGCTGGGGTGCAGGAAGGGGTGTCCCTGGCCAGAGTGGCCTGGGGACATGGGGGGAGTCTTCTAGTGGGCACTGGTGTTCTGCAGACACGCAAGACCGGGAGTGGCTTCAGCTATGACATCCACTACTGGCTGGGCAAGGAGTCGAGCCAGGACGAGCAGGGGGCGGCTGCCATCTACACCACGCAGATGGATGACCACCTGGGCACCGTGGCCGTGCAGCACCGCGAGGTCCAGGGCCACGAGAGCGAGACCTTCCGGGGCTACTTCAAGCAGGGAATCATGTATGTGTCACCCCTCCTAGGGatgtgacagaggagaggagtCCTCTGcaccccccccccttccccacgGGGGATATCCCCAATGGGGATGGATGGGTcagccctgtcccagggctgtgggggaaGCAGAAGGAAGCTCTGCAACTGGTCTTGCTCCATCCATTACCCACATGGGTGGGTAGGGGTTCCTAAACATCTCTCTGGGCACAGAAAAGGGTTGGGGGGGACACACACTGCTGCAGCAAGaaggggaggggctgagggctgacACCCTGTCCATCCCTCCCACAGCTataagaagggaggagtggCCTCAGGCATGAAGCACGTGGAGACAAACGTCTACAATGTCCAGCGCCTGCTGCATGTGAAGGGCAAGAAGAACGTGGTGGCAGGAGAGGTGAGTTATGGCACGTAGTGAGGTGCCTTACCAGCAACGTCTAAGCACTGACACTGGGTTCAGGAACAGGCCACAGCCCTCCCaagcacagctgctcttcaaGAGGTGGATGGCAGCagtgtgggagctctcttcaaaaAGCACCTCTTGGAGTAAAGAGGAGGAATACAGGCTGGAGGCATCAGCACTGAGCCAGGGCAGGGAGGCTGCCAAGCCAAGGGGGACATAGCTGTCCTGCTGCTTGACATCCCCCCCCAATCCCATCCCGCTGCAGGTGGAGATGAGCTGGAAAAGCTTCAACCGGGGGGACGTGTTCCTGCTGGACCTAGGCCAGCTCATTGTCCAGTGGAACGGCCCCGAAAGCAACCGAAACGAGAGGCTGAAGGTACGGCCAGGGACTGCCAGGGCCACTGCCCCCGCTCTCTGATCTGGGCTGACCCCTCCTCCCCCGGGTGCAGGCGATGACCCTGGCCAAGGACATCCGTGACCGGGAGCGTGGGGGCCGTGCCAAGGTGGGCATCGTGGATGGAGAGAACGAGTCTGCGTCGCCGGAGCTCATGAAGGTCCTCACACACGTGctgggagagaagagggagatCAAGGCAGCCATTCCTGATGAAATAGTGGACCAGAAGATCAAGTCCGCCCTCAAGCTGTACCAGTGAGTTGCCAGGGATGGGTTGCCTGTGGGGACAGCTCGCCAGGGTGCCAGAGGGACCCAGCACCCATGTCTGCTCTGTCCCACAACTCCTGTCCCCATCGACAGCCACTAGCAGGAGTCGAGGTTACCACAAGGCTGCTCTGGATGCTGCTGGAGCAAGAGGTGCCAAGGCAGTTGGTACCCAGTGGGGAGATGCTTGTGCAAGCACCATCTTTGGATCTGGTGGCAATGTCCCTGTGTGACCCCATTACATCTGACacccctttttcccttccttgtgGCCAGGAGTGAGCCTCGTGGCAGGGCAAGCTGCACATCAAGTTGCCACCATGGCAGGGCAAGAGGGTCCCTGGCTACCACCTCTGCTATGGTCAGGGTGGGGgaatgggatggggaggggacacCCCCACCCAACCCTGCCAGCCCaaggtggggatggggagggagttCTCCAACCCCCACTTCTaacccctcctcctctcttttcccctGCCAGCGTCTCCAATGCCAGTGGGAACCTGGTCATACAGGAAGTGGCAATTCGACCCCTGACTCAAGACATGCTCCTGCATGAGGTGTGTCACCCATGGGATGCGTGGAGGGTGCCCAGTTTCCTTAGCAGCCCACCAAATTGGGTTTTGAAGGATTAACGCTGCCCAAAGTCCTAATTTCTGCTGTTGTTCCCCCTACCCAAGGACTGCTACATCCTTGATCAAGGAGGTCTCAAGATCTTTGTGTGGAAGGGCAAGGATGCCAacaaggaggagaagcagcaggcgATGAGCAGGGCGCTGGTGGGTGCTGGGTTAAGGGTTGGTTGTGGGACAGTCTGGCTGCtccctgggggtgctgggcacTCCGTGCCTACAGTCTGGGTCCTAATTCCCCCAGGGCTTCATCAAAGCCAAGAACTACCCAGAGAGCACCAGTGTGGAGACGGAGAACGATGGGTCTGAGTCGGCCATCTTCAGGCAGCTCTTCCAAAAATGGACTGTTCCCAACCAGACCAGTGGGTTGGGCAAGACCCACACTGTGGGCAAAGTGGGTGAGTGTTCCCCTCCAACACTGCAGAGCTCTTTGGACTGGGATGGAAGGCTGTGGAGACCTTTGCGGTCAAGGGCATGTGACTCAGCCCTCTGTCCTTCCCCATAGCCAAGGTGGAGCAGGTGAAGTTTGATGCCACCTCACTGCACGCCAAGCCTCAGATGGCTGCCCAGCAGAAGATGGTGGATGACGGATCTGGGGAGGTGGAGGTAGGGTGGCTGGGGCAGGATGTGGGACCCTCTCCGGACAACCCCCTCCCGGGCTGTATCGGGGGATGCCGTGGGGTCCCTGGCAGCAGCACGTCCCTGCCTCCATCCCACTAGGTGTGGCGTGTGGAGAACAGCGAGCTGGTGCCTGTGGAGAAGAAGTGGCTGGGCCATTTCTACGGCGGGGACTGCTACTTGCTGCTCTACACCTATTATGTGGGGCCCAAGGTGAATCGCATCATCTACATCTGGCAGGTGAGACTCCCTGGGCACCGAGGCAGGGGCACATCCCTGGGTGAGCGGTGCTCTGCCCCTACACGTGGCCCCATGGGAAGAGCACGAGGGTTCTCTCTTCCCAAGAGGGAAAGGGGGCTGTGGTGGGTGCTGAGCCCTGCTTTGCCCCGCCCAGGGCCGCCACGCCAGCACAGACGAGCTGGCTGCCTCTGCCTACCAAGCCGTCATCCTGGACCAAAAGTACAACAATGAGCCCGTGCAGGTCCGTGTCACCATGGGCAAGGAGCCGGCCCACCTGATGGCCATCTTCAAGGGCAAGATGGTGGTGTATGCGGTGAGCACGGGGCTGCCAGGGGGTGGGAAGCAGGGCCCTGAGTGAGCCTGTGGCATCAGTgggacctggccaggctggagtgatgctgaagccaattgtatgaggtttaacaaggccaagtcctgggtcctgcacttgagcaacaacaaccccaggcagtgctacaggctgaggctggaaagctgcctggagggaaagggcctgcaggtgttaattgacagcagctgaagatgagccaacagtgtgttcaggtggccaagaaggtcgaTGGCATCCTGTCTTGCATCAGAAAtggtgtggccagcagaaccagggcagtgattgtccccctgtacttagcgctggtgaggctgcaccttgaatagtgttcagttctgggcccttcactacaaaACAGACATTggggtgctggagcatgtccagagatggacaacaaagctggtgaagggtctggagaaccagtctgatgagcagcagctgagggagctgggggtgtttagtctggagaggaggaggctgagaggagacataatcactctctacaactacctgacaggaggtttagaggaaataggctcaagttgtgccagggggagatttagattggagaacATTTTCACCAAGAgtgttgttagacactggcacaggctgcccagggaggtggtggagtcaccaaccctggagatatttaaaagacacacagatgaggtgctgagggacacgggttagtgatgggctgggcactgggaggtgagtggttggacttggtgatcttaaaggtcttttccaaccaaaatgattccctGATTCTATGACCTCTTGTCCCTGCCCCCCCCAGGGTGGGACCTCACGGGCGGGCGGCAACGAGCCCATCCCATCCACCAGCCTCTTCCAAGTGCACGGCACCAATGAGTACAACACCAAGGCCTTCGAGGTGCCCGTCCGTGCCTCCTCCCTCAACTCCAACGATGTCTTTGTGCTCAAGACCCCCAGCTGCTGCTACCTCTGGTATGGGAAGGTGGGTACCGCTGGGCAATGGGGTGGGTGCTGCCACCACCCCCATCAGAGGCGTGcccatctcctctcctccccgGGCCAGGGCTGCTGACGGAGCAGCTGTGCTTTGCTCGGCAGGGCTGCAGCGGGGACGAGCGCGAGATGGGCAAGATGGTAGCCGACATCATCTCCAAGTCAGAGAAGCCAGTGGTCGCGGAGGGACAGGAACCACATGAGTTCTGGCTTGCCCTGGGGGGCAAGTCGCAGTATGCCAACAACAAGAGGtaccagccctgtgcccaggggCCCCTCATCCTTAGCCACCCTCACAAGTAAGATGGGCCACCAGTCCCTGTTGGTACCACCACCACTGCTGCATTGcccctgccaggctgcaggaagAGAACTCCTCCGTGTCCCCCCGACTCTTTGAGTGCTCCAACAAGACAGGCACCTTCTTGGCCACGGAGATTGTAGACTTCACCCAGAGTGACCTGGAGGAGGATGACGTTTACCTGCTGGACACCTGGGACCAGGTGAGCCAGAGTAGCACGAGGCTGGGGAATGTCTTTGATCTCACAAGCTGATGTCCCCAGGGGAGTGTGGATGAGCTGCAGGTGGTGGGATGGGAAGCTGGAACCCCCCACATCCCTGTCCCCACACTGCTTCTCTCTAGCCCCCTTGCTCCAGGGAAGGCTGAGGATGGATTCAAAGTGCCCTTGCCCGTGTGCCCTCAGCCATGTGCCCCCAACCATGGCTATCTCACCCATGATGGACGTGGTGACCTCATTGCAGGTTTTCTTCTGGATCGGGAAAGGTGCTAATGAGTCGGAGAAGGAGGCGGCAGCAGTGATGGCACAGGAATACCTGCGGAGCCACCCCAGTGGGCGCGACCTCGAAACCCCCATCATCGTGGTGAAGCAGGGCCATGAGCCTCCCACCTTCACAGGCTGGTTCATGGCCTGGGACCCTCTCAACTGGGATGTGAGTCATGGAGGGGGCTGGAATAACCAGGGGGGCCTTTCACATGTGAGACCAGACATGTATCTGGCCCCAAGCAGCATTTctggggcacaggcagcagagtGTCTGATCCTTGCCCAtgctgaggaggggctgagtGCTTTTGTCCCCTTGCCAGGACAAGAAATCCTACGAGGAGCTGAAAGCTGAGCTGGGAGATGAGAGTAGCCTCGGGCAGCTCACCTCAGTAAGTGTCACAGGGAACATGGGTCCAGAGAGCCCCTCTGTCTCCTTGGCAGATGGCAGAAGCTGCACCGACACATTCCTGGGGCAGCCCCTGAGGAGACCTTGTTTCCCCCTACACAGGTGCTCACATCCAAGCAAGAGATCTTCACTGCCACCACCACCCTCCTCCCCGAGAAAATGGAGACCTTCCCCCTGGATGTGCTGCTGAACACAGCTGCCGAGGACCTGCCCCGGGGGGTGGATCCCAGCAGGAAGGAGGTGAGACGAGGCCGGGGgactgctggggctgggaccAAGGGACGCCCCCAGCCTTTAGCTCAACCTCTTTTCTCCCCCCACAGTGCCACCTCTCTGACCAGGACTTCCAGGCTGTTTTCGGCATGAAGCGCTCTGAGTTTGGCAACCTGCCCTTGTGGAAACAACAGAagctcaagaaggacaaagGACTCTTCTAGGGCGGGaggctgggcacagggacaacCCCAGCTcggtatttttattaaataaaatggaTTTGGAGACTGGGGCTGTGTCTTTTCCCCTGACCCCTGGACTCAGCCCGGCTGTAGGGCTCATTTGGCAGAGATAGCAGGCAAGGACAGGGGTTTGGATCGTGCACCGAGGCTGCacggctggggggggggggggggggggggggggtgcgggGAAGGCCCTCGGGTTCCTTTTCTCCGAGCTCAGAGAGGATTCACAAGTTGCCCGCGCCCGGGGATCTCCCTCATCCCACCCTGGCTGCAGCGGTTGCTCCTCAGGGCTAAAGGTCTGGCGTACAGCTGGGGCCGCTCCCTCCCTTATCGCGCCGACCTCAGTAAATACACGCGGTACCAAAGGTAAAACGCAACAAACCACAGGCAGGCGGGATGGCACATGCGTGGGGACACAGCGGGAGGTGCTGCCCTTGCCCCGGGCGGGGAGAAGGGCATCTCCCCTCCGCTTGGGCACGGCCGGGGCTGGCGGCCCCCGCGGGGACGCGCCTGGGGCGGGAGGAGCCGGGATGGGCCGGCGCCGGGAGCTTCGCGCCGTGCCTCGCACACGGTGTGTCCGGGACACCGAGCAAAGTCCCCAGGGCAAGTGCAGGGCAGAGGCGCGGTGCCCATCCTCTGCGGCGCCCAAATAAGAGGCCAAAGCAAGAGAGGGGTAATAAAGAAGGTTTACTTTCACAAAAATCTCTCTACACATCATTTAaaaaggggtgggggggaacCCAAGAGCAAAACCTATAAAGAATAGAGAGGAACAGGTCTGctaaaacacagagaaaagcgctgctccacagcagcagtgtAAAGAACCAGAAAGTCGGGGCGGGAGCAGCCACCCTGCAGCAGGCGAGGCtgagggctggctgcagggctgcccaaGGGCCTGCACCCCTGCTTCTCTCTTTGGTGAGGGATTTCAGGGATAATTAGctccattaaaaagaaaaggcagttgAGTTACTCCCAGCCCTCGCCCCTGGCCACGTGCCCTCTGGTGGGCTGCCCTCGGGCTGGGAACAGAGACACACGGGTATGGAGCTCTGAGCCGAGCTGGAAGGTGAGGTGATGCCCACAGGCGTTGAAGAGGACAGGGGCTCCCTCAGAGCTCGGTTGGGAAGCCAATCCGTGCTTTGCAAAGGCTCTTTTTGTGCAGCCCTGTGGGCCGGGGCTCCCCAGGGACCTGCAGACGTgctccactccagttcattgaCACGAAGGGTTTTGCACCTCTCAGAGTAAGGGAGTAAATCAAGAGCAAATCACCACAGCCGAGCTACAAAGGAGCGAGAGGAATGGCCGGATGGGAGCTCCCGGTGGTGACCTGCTGAATCACACTGGGACTGATCTCGGCTGCCTCGGAAGCCGGTGAATGTTTAACCAGGACTCTGCGGGTGTGCTGAGAAGGCAGCTGCCTGTAGCTGGGAGGGGTGTCCTCAACCTGGGAGGGACAACCTTACTGCCGTGAGAGCCAGCGCGGTGAGGACACGCTGCCCTTGAGGGGCACACACACGCCTTCCTCCCCCCTGCCCTCGGAGAGAACAGGGGGCTTCTGCGAGGCAGGGGCTCCACTGACGCTCCTGCCAGGGTGAAGGCGCAACCAAGCTGCCGTAGGTCTAACAAAGAGCTGAAATTAATGAACAGATGCCTGCAAATTTCTAACCCACACAACAGTAAGCAAGAACTTTTCAAAAACCAAGAAACACTTGTTTCAAGCATCAGCTTTTTGCACCTTGATCcaaacaaaagcttatttttaaacGAAAGTTACTCTGCTGACAAGTCAGGCAACGTTTGCTTTTATTATAAATTAACTGGAGTGCAGCACCTGGCAGAAAGAACCGTGTCACccacaggaggcagagctggctcCTGAGCCTCCAGAACAGGGGTTATTTACAGCAGTGGCATGGGATGCGCTCGGGGAACACAGTACTCCGTCACACTCACAGGGGTCATCAGCTCAAAGGGCAGCTCCCACCTCACTGCCTCTTCCCATCACCCAGAACTCGGCCCAAATCGGTATGGACACAGAAAAGTACAATGCCTTGTAATAAATTAACAGCCCtccacacacgcacacacacacactcaggcTGCGTTTTCCACCACAAACAGCTTGGGGGTGGGGGCAGAAAgagctcaccctgcccagccccagcggGCTCACCCGGCACATGGCCTCGAGGGTCAGTCGGCCTTTTCACCACGCCGGGGCCCCCCAAAGTCCTGGGCTTGGGGATGATAGCAGAGGGGGTGAGAGGAGGCCACTGAGGTGGGAGCcccctgccagctcctgggaTCAGCTGTGGCACGGGAGCACCCGTGGGAGAGGTGCCTGCTGTCTCCTAAATGGatggttttgtctgttttgcttCAGTTGATTTAATTCCTGAGAAACTCCTAAAGATAGTTAAAAAAACTCAGAAACTATCCCGACAGCAAAAAAAGGTGGTGGTTgggttttgcttcttttttttttccccttaaaaaaagaaatctttcacCTCTAAAACTCAAACTGCAAAACTCAGAACTAGAGGCCAAAACAAGAGCAACTACTCTGCCTGACAGCCACGACTTCTCTGAAATGAGTAAATGCCAGTGAAAGGAAACATCTGCCCCTGCCGAGTGCGTGCAAAGGTGCTGAAAAAATGAAGTCACTAGGCTTTCCCCCCTGCTGAAACGAGCTGCAAGAGGAGCGTGGTGTCTCTGCATGCAGTAGGGTGCAGCACTTCTTCCTAACCGTGCTCTGTTAGCACTGAATGGGGGCTTTCTGGAAGCTTCCCACCTGCTTTGGTTTCACAGCTGGAGTGCTCTGTGCTCCTCAGAACAGAGATTGGAGGCATGGCTGCACTAAAACCCCTTCtcaggggtgatgggaagatgAAGGGTGCCGTGCAGAGCCTGCTTCTCCCTGCTGAAGTGCAGCCTGGGTAACGCTGGAaggctccttccctcccagaGGATGCAAAGCGCCTGTCGCTCACCTCCTGCTGCTATTCTCAGTCTGCTCCGGGTGTTCACCTGCCCCCAGAGCCACAGGGAAGCGGCCCCATGCAATACAACCTCGGTGTGAAAAGCCCGAAGAGACCTCTCCTGTCCCAACAGAACTCAGGCAACAGcctcacagagaaaaaaacaccatcAAACCATGGAAAACCAAAGAGAGATCACAGGTATAATCTCAGGTGTAAAGAGGGATGACAGTGAAAGGTGTAAAAAACCCCGACAGAGCTGCCACCAGCAGGGATGCAAACAcatcccagagcagccccagttTGTTTCCTGGGAGCGCAGGTGAAGAGCAGAGCGCTTCCAAACCCACCCACGTCACCCAGAACACCCCTCAGCAGGACGACTGGCAAGAGCCTGCTCAGGGATCCGGCTTTACAGGGAACATTACTAACACAACGCATGCCAGCTTACAGAATCTATTGCTTAGGTTGCTCTtggaaggggaggagaggaaaaaaaaccaaccaaccaaccaaaaggAAAGCCAAGTGATCTGTAAATCTTCGCCACTCACGTCTGGCGGGTCAATGGGCTTTCAGGAGAGTCTCTTTTTGCACTTCTTAAAAATCAGTTTATGAGCAGCTGTAGTCGTGTGGCTTGATGCAACTCTTTTAAGGCTCCATGCTGACAGAATTATCTGAGGAACGGTAAAAACTTCACGACAGGAGGGAGCGCTCTGGGATGTGAAGGTTTCATCACATGGTTCAGGCCCAGGACTTGCACAGATGGTTCAACAAACCGAGCGTCCCATATTTCTACCTTTTGTCTCTTGTTTTGGCCCTGAGCTGTTTGTTACTCCTGTGTGTCTGGCATGAGTTCAGAACCTTCCTTGTTCCTCAGGAGGAACAAGGTGTTTTACTCTTCACAGAGGCTGACGAACCAATCTTCCTACTTCCATGCTAAGTGgctgtgcatttttttctgtttctagtaaCTCATCGAAGATATCCCTAGAACAGAGGGAAAGACCCACAGTTAAGCACAACAACAAACTGCTACCTAAGACAGCCCCGAGGGGATCAGCAACTGGATTTAACCCCTGAACCTACGTGCCAGGGATCCTGGCAGAGAAAAGTGCAAGTGCTGAATCCCacaacactttttcttcatttattacaCTGATTAAATCGGTGGTAAGCCTCAGAGAACAGTGACAACGGTGAAGTAAAAACTGTTTGCTGGTAAAAGGATCAGAAGCAACACAAGACACAGTCTGTAGACGAAATAATACCCTTAACTGAGGCACAAAGCCCCTTCTTCAGTTCTGTGTGCCTGAAAAGATGACACTTCTACCTACAAACTCCATCTTGCCGTGTCCTGAGGTGACCATAGCTGCAacagcacagctgctgggagcagggaagctgccatttacaaatatcacagcacttcagggggaaaaaagccccaaagcatAAGTGCCATTAGGATTCCTGGTGCAACAAATGCACAGATGAGACACCAAATTCTTTTCTTAAAAGACGATTTCCCGTGTCTCGTTAAAAGCCCACGTGCTAGTGACACACAATTCCGTGCCTCTGATCTCACAGCACTTCAGTTTTGTCCTTCTTGCATATAATCCTGACTACGACTTCTTCTGACAAATACATGGAGATACTTTTCATCCCCACATAAAGGACCAGAGGAAGAAGCCCACTCCCTCGCAAACAGCAGGCAATTACCAGCACACAAACTCCCCAAGACACCTACTTGTGCATGTAGAAGAAGATGTAGCCACTTCGATCTCTGTCGCACTGAACGGTTGCCTCGAGAGTTCTAGATACTTCCAGGTCATTGTAGGTGAACCAGGACTGCTTCTTGATATCATAGACATCACTGATGTAatgaccttaaaaaaaaaaacaaacaagaggGCACTTTGCTTTTCATGCTGCAGTTCAAGCAGCAAGCTGGGTAGCCAGGTACCCTGCTCCAGCGACCCGATCCGAATGCTAAAAGATCCTGAAGATCCTGGTCCCCTCCTGTCCTTGCTGGTAAACAAGCACAAGCAATTCCAGGGATCCCACAAGCAGTATGTTACCCCCAGAGGCACCATGATATCCTCAACCTGCTCCC belongs to Colius striatus isolate bColStr4 chromosome 11, bColStr4.1.hap1, whole genome shotgun sequence and includes:
- the VIL1 gene encoding villin-1 isoform X1 produces the protein MVELSTKIVKTLNKTTPGIQIWRIESMEMVPVPTKSYGNFYEGDCYILLSTRKTGSGFSYDIHYWLGKESSQDEQGAAAIYTTQMDDHLGTVAVQHREVQGHESETFRGYFKQGIIYKKGGVASGMKHVETNVYNVQRLLHVKGKKNVVAGEVEMSWKSFNRGDVFLLDLGQLIVQWNGPESNRNERLKAMTLAKDIRDRERGGRAKVGIVDGENESASPELMKVLTHVLGEKREIKAAIPDEIVDQKIKSALKLYHVSNASGNLVIQEVAIRPLTQDMLLHEDCYILDQGGLKIFVWKGKDANKEEKQQAMSRALGFIKAKNYPESTSVETENDGSESAIFRQLFQKWTVPNQTSGLGKTHTVGKVAKVEQVKFDATSLHAKPQMAAQQKMVDDGSGEVEVWRVENSELVPVEKKWLGHFYGGDCYLLLYTYYVGPKVNRIIYIWQGRHASTDELAASAYQAVILDQKYNNEPVQVRVTMGKEPAHLMAIFKGKMVVYAGGTSRAGGNEPIPSTSLFQVHGTNEYNTKAFEVPVRASSLNSNDVFVLKTPSCCYLWYGKGCSGDEREMGKMVADIISKSEKPVVAEGQEPHEFWLALGGKSQYANNKRLQEENSSVSPRLFECSNKTGTFLATEIVDFTQSDLEEDDVYLLDTWDQVFFWIGKGANESEKEAAAVMAQEYLRSHPSGRDLETPIIVVKQGHEPPTFTGWFMAWDPLNWDDKKSYEELKAELGDESSLGQLTSVLTSKQEIFTATTTLLPEKMETFPLDVLLNTAAEDLPRGVDPSRKECHLSDQDFQAVFGMKRSEFGNLPLWKQQKLKKDKGLF
- the VIL1 gene encoding villin-1 isoform X2; protein product: MVELSTKIVKTLNKTTPGIQIWRIESMEMVPVPTKSYGNFYEGDCYILLSTRKTGSGFSYDIHYWLGKESSQDEQGAAAIYTTQMDDHLGTVAVQHREVQGHESETFRGYFKQGIIYKKGGVASGMKHVETNVYNVQRLLHVKGKKNVVAGEVEMSWKSFNRGDVFLLDLGQLIVQWNGPESNRNERLKAMTLAKDIRDRERGGRAKVGIVDGENESASPELMKVLTHVLGEKREIKAAIPDEIVDQKIKSALKLYHVSNASGNLVIQEVAIRPLTQDMLLHEDCYILDQGGLKIFVWKGKDANKEEKQQAMSRALGFIKAKNYPESTSVETENDGSESAIFRQLFQKWTVPNQTSGLGKTHTVGKVAKVEQVKFDATSLHAKPQMAAQQKMVDDGSGEVEVWRVENSELVPVEKKWLGHFYGGDCYLLLYTYYVGPKVNRIIYIWQGRHASTDELAASAYQAVILDQKYNNEPVQVRVTMGKEPAHLMAIFKGKMVVYAGGTSRAGGNEPIPSTSLFQVHGTNEYNTKAFEVPVRASSLNSNDVFVLKTPSCCYLCGDEREMGKMVADIISKSEKPVVAEGQEPHEFWLALGGKSQYANNKRLQEENSSVSPRLFECSNKTGTFLATEIVDFTQSDLEEDDVYLLDTWDQVFFWIGKGANESEKEAAAVMAQEYLRSHPSGRDLETPIIVVKQGHEPPTFTGWFMAWDPLNWDDKKSYEELKAELGDESSLGQLTSVLTSKQEIFTATTTLLPEKMETFPLDVLLNTAAEDLPRGVDPSRKECHLSDQDFQAVFGMKRSEFGNLPLWKQQKLKKDKGLF